A genomic region of Caenorhabditis elegans chromosome V contains the following coding sequences:
- the pqn-13 gene encoding Prion-like-(Q/N-rich)-domain-bearing protein (Product from WormBase gene class pqn;~Confirmed by transcript evidence) produces the protein MVRWQPLLFALLVAFAYAADGTTKSEASSTTVATSESTTESTKTTTASAIKETVKEEVKEKEGPETRNETAAVSRAKRQCCFAAQNSCCPQQVQSQCNCAALQIQVQQCDCANMLQTQCGCPSISSPSCDCGTLQNQYSSCGCGSLSYQVSCNQCQQQSQPQIIVVQQPQQQQCSSQCMPACLPSCVQSSCAPACQPMCSSSCVQQQQQQIIVVQQPQQQCASSCMPSCQPSCVQQACAPACQPMCSSSCVQQQQQQIIVVQQPQQQQQCAPSCMPACLSSCTNGCSGGNCNNNQPQVVVVQQNQQQNQCTSSCMPSCQPSCVQAACAPACQPMCSSQCVEQQQAQIVVVQQPQQQCTSSCMPACQSSCVQQACAPACQPKCSSQCVEQQQAQIVVVQPPTSSSNNCASSCMPQCTPQCVQQQTICAAACQPSCQSSCSSNAQCVQACLPSCESSCVQQQQPSVVVVQDSQSSCPSACQPSCSQQCIQAQNLCQSACQPSCQSSCGSNTQCVQACIPSCQQTCGQQAQPVIVVQQPQQNNCVQACQPQCQQTCGSNVQCVSACQNSCQQSCGNQQQQQVIVVQSSPMCGQACQAPPVLQCVPQCQPSCQPSCMQQYQFIQAPAITMCQQSGGSCGCGSGYSQCMQGVCCLRKRHRLAKNKL, from the exons ATGGTGCGTTGGCAACCGTTGTTGTTCGCCCTTCTTGTGGCCTTTGCTTACGCTGCCGATGGCACAACAAAATCTGAAGCTTCTTCTACTACGGTAGCCACTTCCGAATCCACGACAGAATCCACGAAGACGACGACTGCTTCGGCAATCAAGGAAACAGTTAAAGAAGAG gtaAAAGAAAAGGAAGGGCCAGAGACCAGAAACGAAACGGCAGCAGTGAGCAGAGCAAAAAGACAATGCTGTTTTGCTGCTCAAAACTCTTGCTGCCCACAACAAGTACAATCACAGTGCAATTGTGCAGCTCTTCAGATTCAG GTTCAACAATGTGATTGTGCCAATATGCTCCAAACCCAATGTGGTTGCCCATCAATCTCCAGTCCATCGTGCGATTGTGGAACTCTCCAAAATCAATATTCTTCCTGCGGTTGCGGATCCTTGAGCTACCAGGTGTCCTGTAATCAGTGTCAACAACAATCTCAACCACAG aTCATCGTTGTGCAGCAACCACAGCAGCAGCAGTGCTCTTCCCAGTGCATGCCAGCTTGTTTGCCATCCTGCGTTCAAAGC tcttgTGCTCCAGCTTGTCAGCCAATGTGCTCGTCATCATGTGttcaacagcagcagcagcagatcATCGTTGTCCAACAACCACAGCAACAATGTGCTTCATCCTGCATGCCATCATGCCAGCCATCTTGTGTTCAACAg gcttgTGCTCCAGCCTGTCAGCCAATGTGCTCGTCATCTTGCGTccaacagcagcagcaacagaTCATCGTCGTCCAACAACcacaacaacagcaacaatGTGCTCCATCCTGTATGCCAGCTTGTCTATCATCATGTACCAATGGATGTTCTGGAGGGAACTGTAACAACAATCAACCACAAGTTGTCGTCGTTCAGCAGAACCAGCAACAGAACCAATGCACATCATCATGCATGCCATCTTGTCAACCATCTTGCGTCCAAGCG gctTGTGCTCCAGCTTGCCAGCCAATGTGCTCTTCTCAGTGCGTTGAGCAGCAACAAGCTCAGATCGTTGTAGTCCAACAGCCACAGCAACAATGTACCTCTTCGTGCATGCCAGCTTGCCAGTCAAGCTGTGTTCAACAG GCCTGCGCTCCAGCTTGTCAACCAAAGTGCTCTTCCCAATGCGTCGAACAACAACAGGCTCAGATCGTCGTTGTTCAACCACCCACGTCATCATCCAACAACTGTGCTTCTTCATGTATGCCACAGTGTACTCCACAATGTGTCCAACAACAAACCATCTGCGCTGCTGCCTGCCAGCCATCCTGCCAGTCTTCATGCAGTTCCAATGCCCAATGTGTTCAAGCTTGTCTCCCAAGCTGTGAATCCTCGTGTGTTCAACAGCAACAACCATCAGTCGTAGTTGTTCAAGATTCTCAATCATCCTGCCCATCCGCCTGCCAACCATCGTGCTCTCAACAGTGCATTCAGGCTCAGAATCTTTGCCAGTCTGCCTGTCAACCATCCTGCCAATCTTCATGTGGTAGCAATACGCAATGTGTTCAGGCCTGTATTCCAAGCTGCCAACAAACTTGCGGACAACAAGCTCAACCA gtTATTGTCGTTCAGCAGCCACAGCAAAACAATTGCGTTCAAGCTTGCCAACCACAGTGCCAG caaaCCTGCGGATCAAATGTTCAATGCGTCTCTGCATGCCAAAACAGTTGCCAACAGTCGTGTGGAAATCAACAGCAGCAACAAGTGATTGTTGTTCAGTCTAGCCCGATGTGTGGACAGGCTTGTCAG GCCCCACCAGTGCTCCAATGCGTACCACAGTGTCAACCATCATGCCAGCCAT
- the pqn-13 gene encoding Prion-like-(Q/N-rich)-domain-bearing protein (Product from WormBase gene class pqn;~Confirmed by transcript evidence): MVRWQPLLFALLVAFAYAADGTTKSEASSTTVATSESTTESTKTTTASAIKETVKEEVKEKEGPETRNETAAVSRAKRQCCFAAQNSCCPQQVQSQCNCAALQIQVQQCDCANMLQTQCGCPSISSPSCDCGTLQNQYSSCGCGSLSYQVSCNQCQQQSQPQIIVVQQPQQQQCSSQCMPACLPSCVQSSCAPACQPMCSSSCVQQQQQQIIVVQQPQQQCASSCMPSCQPSCVQQACAPACQPMCSSQCVEQQQAQIVVVQQPQQQCTSSCMPACQSSCVQQACAPACQPKCSSQCVEQQQAQIVVVQPPTSSSNNCASSCMPQCTPQCVQQQTICAAACQPSCQSSCSSNAQCVQACLPSCESSCVQQQQPSVVVVQDSQSSCPSACQPSCSQQCIQAQNLCQSACQPSCQSSCGSNTQCVQACIPSCQQTCGQQAQPVIVVQQPQQNNCVQACQPQCQQTCGSNVQCVSACQNSCQQSCGNQQQQQVIVVQSSPMCGQACQAPPVLQCVPQCQPSCQPSCMQQYQFIQAPAITMCQQSGGSCGCGSGYSQCMQGVCCLRKRHRLAKNKL; the protein is encoded by the exons ATGGTGCGTTGGCAACCGTTGTTGTTCGCCCTTCTTGTGGCCTTTGCTTACGCTGCCGATGGCACAACAAAATCTGAAGCTTCTTCTACTACGGTAGCCACTTCCGAATCCACGACAGAATCCACGAAGACGACGACTGCTTCGGCAATCAAGGAAACAGTTAAAGAAGAG gtaAAAGAAAAGGAAGGGCCAGAGACCAGAAACGAAACGGCAGCAGTGAGCAGAGCAAAAAGACAATGCTGTTTTGCTGCTCAAAACTCTTGCTGCCCACAACAAGTACAATCACAGTGCAATTGTGCAGCTCTTCAGATTCAG GTTCAACAATGTGATTGTGCCAATATGCTCCAAACCCAATGTGGTTGCCCATCAATCTCCAGTCCATCGTGCGATTGTGGAACTCTCCAAAATCAATATTCTTCCTGCGGTTGCGGATCCTTGAGCTACCAGGTGTCCTGTAATCAGTGTCAACAACAATCTCAACCACAG aTCATCGTTGTGCAGCAACCACAGCAGCAGCAGTGCTCTTCCCAGTGCATGCCAGCTTGTTTGCCATCCTGCGTTCAAAGC tcttgTGCTCCAGCTTGTCAGCCAATGTGCTCGTCATCATGTGttcaacagcagcagcagcagatcATCGTTGTCCAACAACCACAGCAACAATGTGCTTCATCCTGCATGCCATCATGCCAGCCATCTTGTGTTCAACAg gctTGTGCTCCAGCTTGCCAGCCAATGTGCTCTTCTCAGTGCGTTGAGCAGCAACAAGCTCAGATCGTTGTAGTCCAACAGCCACAGCAACAATGTACCTCTTCGTGCATGCCAGCTTGCCAGTCAAGCTGTGTTCAACAG GCCTGCGCTCCAGCTTGTCAACCAAAGTGCTCTTCCCAATGCGTCGAACAACAACAGGCTCAGATCGTCGTTGTTCAACCACCCACGTCATCATCCAACAACTGTGCTTCTTCATGTATGCCACAGTGTACTCCACAATGTGTCCAACAACAAACCATCTGCGCTGCTGCCTGCCAGCCATCCTGCCAGTCTTCATGCAGTTCCAATGCCCAATGTGTTCAAGCTTGTCTCCCAAGCTGTGAATCCTCGTGTGTTCAACAGCAACAACCATCAGTCGTAGTTGTTCAAGATTCTCAATCATCCTGCCCATCCGCCTGCCAACCATCGTGCTCTCAACAGTGCATTCAGGCTCAGAATCTTTGCCAGTCTGCCTGTCAACCATCCTGCCAATCTTCATGTGGTAGCAATACGCAATGTGTTCAGGCCTGTATTCCAAGCTGCCAACAAACTTGCGGACAACAAGCTCAACCA gtTATTGTCGTTCAGCAGCCACAGCAAAACAATTGCGTTCAAGCTTGCCAACCACAGTGCCAG caaaCCTGCGGATCAAATGTTCAATGCGTCTCTGCATGCCAAAACAGTTGCCAACAGTCGTGTGGAAATCAACAGCAGCAACAAGTGATTGTTGTTCAGTCTAGCCCGATGTGTGGACAGGCTTGTCAG GCCCCACCAGTGCTCCAATGCGTACCACAGTGTCAACCATCATGCCAGCCAT